One region of Nothobranchius furzeri strain GRZ-AD chromosome 16, NfurGRZ-RIMD1, whole genome shotgun sequence genomic DNA includes:
- the LOC107388123 gene encoding zinc finger protein 664-like, with protein sequence MDKLDVQQMMSIKEEAPEEQRPGVSQMDLETLNVKEEGEEPSNEIMETCATRISCTAASCQCEEDEDKVLFSQFDQHQATDRDLPTSSCPDQMKAESGGKNCGGAESTRNSDLNANEDDSNPSEPEIGLNEDDLSGKSCCNCQLKPLSDSEPETDDSEEWNESESSESGVKSVTKSCSCPECGKPVLHKGSLQKHVRVTSLSATRSSRCWENEKGVGVEQILDSRRKVQIEQKPSHLSVHTEQKPFMCELCGKRFSERTCLNRHLKIHTGEKPFVCELCGKRYNRNSHLNVHINVHAGQKPFSCEVCGQRFSQRTCLNRHISIHTGEKPFVCELCGKGFRQSSGLYMHRRVHTGEKPYDCKFCGQNFSRKELLMRHISVHTGQKPFVCDVCGKGFSQKGNLNTHMRLHTGLKPFVCDVCGDRFRHKVSLNTHMRVHTGNKTQI encoded by the exons ATGGACAAACTGg ATGTTCAGCAGATGATGTCGATTAAAGAAGAGgctcctgaagaacagagacCTGGTGTGAGCCAGATGGACCTGGAGACCCTCAACGTGAAGGAGGAAGGGGAAGAGCCATCTAATGAGATAATGGAAACTTGTGCCACCAGGATTTCATGCACTGCAGCTTCTTGTCAGTGTGAGGAGGATGAAGACAAAGTTCTGTTTTCACAGTTCGATCAGCACCAGGCTACTGACCGAGATCTTCCAACTAGCAGCTGTCCTGACCAGATGAAAGCAGAAAGTGGTGGAAAGaactgtggaggagcagaaagtaCCAGGAATTCAGATCTAAATGCTAATGAAGATGATTCCAACCCTTCAGAGCCTGAAATTGGTTTGAATGAAGATGACCTGAGTGGGAAAAGTTGTTGTAACTGTCAGCTGAAACCCTTGTCAGACTCTGAGCCAGAAACTGATGACAGTGAAGAATGGAATGAGAGCGAGTCTTCTGAGTCAGGTGTTAAGTCTGTGACCAAATCATGtagctgccctgagtgtggtaaaCCTGTTCTCCACAAAgggtctctccagaaacatgtgagagtgacaagtctCTCAGCAACAAGGTCTTCAAGATGTTGGGAAAACGAGAAAGGTGTTGGAGTGGAGCAAATTTTAGACTCGCGCAGGAAAGTCCAGATAGAACAAAAACCATCTCACCTGAGTGTCCACACCGAACAGAAACCTTTCatgtgtgagctctgtggaaaaagatttagcgaaAGGACATGTTTAAACAGGCACTTAAagatccacacaggagaaaaaccttttgtttgtgagctctgtggaaaaagatataACCGTAACAGTCATTTAAACGTACACATAAATGTCCacgcaggacagaaacctttttctTGTGaagtctgtggacaaagatttagccaaaggaCATGTTTAAACAGGCACATAAgtatccacacaggagaaaaaccttttgtttgtgagctctgtggaaaaggaTTTAGGCAAAGTTCAGGTTTATACATGCATAGGAGAgtccacacaggtgagaaaccttATGATTGTAAGTTCTGTGGACAAAATTTTAGCCGCAAGGAACTCTTAATGAGACACATAAGTGTCCACACTGGACAAAAACcttttgtgtgtgatgtttgtgGAAAAGGATTTAGccaaaagggaaatttaaacactcacatgagactCCATACAGGACTGAAACcttttgtgtgtgatgtttgtgGAGACAGGTTCAGGCATAAGgtcagtttaaacacacacatgagagtccacacaggaaacaaaacacagatttaa